CTGGAACTCCTCCCACTCTGTCGATTAGGTTTAATTAAAACTTTATTTTGCAGAAAGCTGCTCACTAGTTGCCCTGTGCTTCATCTCAGACGACAATGTTACAATCTGAAACTGAGATTTCACAATCTAACTCTTCATATTTTACAGGATTGCATGGAAAATCAGCGATATTCTCAACCAAAACAGACACCAGCTTCGTCAGTTTCGATGCATCTGATTTCTCCAGTTTGACCGCCTTCACTGTCTGCATCAGCGCAGCCTCTGAAACGACTCGCAATTACGCGTTGTTCTCCTACGCAACAAGCTTTCACAATAATGAAATACTGTTATGGCAACAAAATACAACAGATTTCTGGGTGGAAATGCAAAACCTACAAACTAAATTTTTCATCCCAGAAATGAATGCTTTACTGAAACACATATGTGTGACCTGGGAGTCTCAAGGGGGTGAGATGACAGTCTGGGTCAATGGGAGACGCAGTATACGGAAGGTTACTGGAAAGGGTTGGGCTGTGAAACAGGCTGGTATGTTTATTATAGGTCAGGACCAAGACAACGTCGGCGGAGGTTTTGACAAAGGACAGTCTTTTGTCGGAGAGATAACTAATGTTAATATGTGGGATCGTGTTCTAAAACCCAATGAGATTGCATTGATCAGTCAGGGGTGTTACAGTGATGGAGGGAACATCATTGACTGGGGATCAACAGGATTTACAGCAAAGGGGGATGTCATTATTCAAGACAATAATGATTGTTCAATTTAGAATGTGTTGGTCTTCCAACCTCTAACTGAATATGACCTTGCTTTGTGATCTTTCCTCTCGCCACAAGATCAGCAGTAGATGTAGTTGTGTTGATTCTAGAATAAAGGGCTGTTTACATCTGGGTAAATTGACAAATCACTGTGTTCTTCCAGTTTCTCATCAATCTCCCTGACAGGATAATGTCTTCAAAGTCAGTACACAAGAGTCTCGAACAGTTGGGCATCCCAGTTAAAAGGTGCAGCAGTACAGAGCAGTGTCCAGGGCATTTGGTGCCATCTCTCTGACACACATATGTAGACAAGAAAGTGCCAGGGGCGCGGGGTGGTGGTGACGGGCAGACACGGACTGTGGGAAAGTCCCTGGGGTGGAGGCTGATCCTGTCTTGATTTAGATTGTGCTGATTGGAATTATTACTGTGTCTCTCTGTATTACCCTCTTGATTTCACATTGTTTGTTACACCAAGGTTTGGAAAGCTCACAATGTGTTCTGTGCTTCTAGTGATTGTGATTGAACTGTAACATTGCAGTTTCATCAGCTTAATAAACGAGCATCAAAGCAACAAAGATCTTGTGTGTGACTGActcgtatgtgtgtgtttgtgtgtgtgggatctCCAGTTAATACTCAGTACACTTTCAGTGTCCATCGCTATGTTTTCATATAATAAaatgactgtgtgtgtgtcttcacCACCTACAACAGGATCGCACTACttgtcacatcttctcatctccacccttttctgcaGAGACATTTCTCTTTGCAACTCACTGGTTAAATCATCCGTTTCCACCCAAACCAGCCCTTACCCAGTTACAAAATtttcagattaaaaaaatcaagcctgtaatttattccATCAGCTAAAGgataaaataactttaatttgattcctatttcactttcatatcttcagtattaaaaaaagtttttaacGCAGGTCATTTTCTtacttggaaattggcatcttgttccctattgcttttctattgacttaacacaaaagttgtgatcgaggacagtcaatttacataaaagcccataactttcttaaaaattaagagaactgaatgacattttcagttattgtgagattcaaaatcacaaacgctcttgagacaaattcaggcaaagaagtgtttttattaatttcatattctgcagaataggtgcctctcctctgatgtcccctagaggcacaccgaGGATCGGGATGTGTTCTATCTTCATACATTTcttttcattattatcacatcctcattcctccccattgagcttcttccaatcacaACATAAAGCCCagattcccacgagaacgtcgTGGAACGCCCACCCAACGTCAAAGGcacctcccctatcatgcatcgcatgtgcatttaaatgagACATCTTGTCATGCTGGCCGTTTTTGCaatattcatttatcttattaagcAAGCGCAGTCCAGAGTAGTTCATGCCCTTTCCCCCAGTTCCCGTTATGTTCTTGCCTGACTGTGGTTATCTTCTGACTCTCATCCTTGAAATGTCACCATCTGTACTTGCTGCtattatctagaatttctctctgttctttatatcgttactttctattctactagcagtctggcttctgctgacaccttATTTCTTTCAAAGTTATATTTCAGAGctctagtataaatcaaccatctctaataacccttttctcacagttattatagattgaagcattctgaaacaaatgtgattcatcttacttggatggcctgaaattaaatTATACTAGACCatattaacccttttctcacattCCACCATTTTTCTTTTAGCCACGCAACATTTGATTTATACTATATCCTCCCTTTCTAGTGCTAGCAGATTCTTaccctccctatcctcctctcgctggtcatactgtgttctgaaggccaTCATGAAGGCGCTGTTctttgtcagggctgtcttaaTCAATCGCTGAGCCAGCCTCCGTGCGCAGGGAATGATACAACATCCGAATAGGCACAAAGTCAATGGTTCCTTCCCTTCACGCACAGTCCACGGGCTGATATTGTCTGGTGGGGCCTCCACATGACCCTTAAATCGGcttgcgtgtgtccaccctttttcttttgttcgCACTGCTGTCTCGGTGATTAGTAGTAACACaaggtagggtccagtccacttaggttgcagcttttcttccttccatgattttacaagatcccagttccctgctttcacagaatggattggaAAGTCGAGATAGGGACTCTGTGCCAGCAGCcccttggtttttaattctgtaatagaacgagatactgccagtaaacagttccttaagaaaacatcaTTACCCTCTATGGTGGGTATTCCTtctatctttcccaaataataaagacctaacttgttcaacctttctcttatttgctgaaacccagtcaacattgtaattgatctcctctgtactctctattttgttaacctttttcctataattatgcctaccaaaatgatacaccatactccacaatttACCTCACCAATagcttgtacaatttaacattacaacccaacttctatacacaatgctctggccaacacaccaaaatctttctttatcatcctatctacatgagattccaccttcagggaactatacacagttattcctagatccctctgttcaacttcattcctcaattcacaatcatttaccatgtaagtctaatttgaatttgtcctgccaagatgtatcacctcacacttatcaacattaaacccatctgacatgtttcaacccactcttccaaatgacctaaatctctctgtacatttttaaaatctacttcattaatcacaacaccacctatcttagtatcatctacatatTTCTTAATCTCTCTTACTGCACCAACATCCATATTATGATAAACCTGATAAACATCCATTCACCAATACTCTCTGACATTTCCCCATACAGCCACTTTTTTAAttcatcttgctattccttactaaccacttcttaaccaaccttatttccttattgaaccttgtcaaagaccttactgaagttcaccactttaacctcatcaatttccctaataacctctttttttagaaaaaaaatcaagattagtcaaatatcACAACCAAACAATTCTTCCTAATCCTACCCTATTTATCCAAATTCCTATAATATTGTctttagtatcctttccattatttcccaccactgatgtcaaacaacgTTCTTGTTAATACTCTACTCgtctttgtcctcctgttcacttACCTCAGGGCTATTATTTATTCATACCTGTGGGACAGCCctcatgtaattattgaaatTGTACTAagtatctcaaccttctaaacgaacatcggtcggtg
This DNA window, taken from Leucoraja erinacea ecotype New England chromosome 26, Leri_hhj_1, whole genome shotgun sequence, encodes the following:
- the LOC129709646 gene encoding C-reactive protein-like, which gives rise to MKLFIPIVLVLCIYLSGTDSAGLHGKSAIFSTKTDTSFVSFDASDFSSLTAFTVCISAASETTRNYALFSYATSFHNNEILLWQQNTTDFWVEMQNLQTKFFIPEMNALLKHICVTWESQGGEMTVWVNGRRSIRKVTGKGWAVKQAGMFIIGQDQDNVGGGFDKGQSFVGEITNVNMWDRVLKPNEIALISQGCYSDGGNIIDWGSTGFTAKGDVIIQDNNDCSI